The nucleotide window ACACAACAGGTTGCCGACGATGAAGATGCCGATCAAGCGCATGAGCGCCTGCTTGCGCGGCACATTGGCAACGGCGATGGCGACGATGGGCGCGCCGATCGTCACGCCGAGCGCGTAGGCCGAGACGAGCATGCCCGCCGCCGGGATCGAGACGCTCAGGTCGCGCGCGACGTCGGGCAGCAGGCCCATGATGACGAATTCGGTGGTACCGATACCAAAGGCGGCAACGGCAAGGGCGAGCAGAGGCAGGGGCATGGCGTGGGGTCGGCGCAGATCGGCGACGGGCCTGAGCACGAAGCCGTTTTATTTAAGTCAACGCCGAATTGTACTGAAACCTGCCACAACGCATACGGCACGCTTTTCAACGCTGCTGGGAAAACAACAGGTTGGCTGTCCGACCTCGGTCACCGTTCCTTCATATTTCTTGACGATTTCTACAGGTTACGTGCATGGTGCAACGCGCCCGCGCGCCGCACGATAACTACACGATCCGACGAGCCAAACCGTTCCCCATCCGGCCCGCCCGCCGGAGGGCGCAGCCCTCGCGTCGTCCGTCCCGCGCATGACGGAAACGAACATGCGCAACCTTCCTGGAGCGATGACATGAACACGATGAACAAGGTACGCATCGCGGTGGCCGCAGCGGCTGCCCTCTTCGCAGGTAGCGCGCTGGCGCAGTCGCAGAGCGACGACCAGACACAACAGGCCGCAACGCCGCCGGCTGCGCAGGACGTGGGCGGCTCGCCGATGTCGACAGGCGCCTCGGGCGCGCCGATGGCGCTCACGCACGCGCAGGTCTATCAGGACCTGGTGCGCTCCGAGCAATCAGGCCAGCAGAAGGCGCTGAGCGAAGGGCTCTATCACGGGAACTGAGACAGACAAGGCTGACCAGCCTGCCAGGACGGCGACGCGACGCGCTTTCGCGACTTGTACCAACCGCTTAGCGTGTCGGGCCGCCGCCAATATGCTTTTCGATGAGCCGCATGCGCCCCGTCGGGCGCCAGGGTGCGAACCATGGATTCGTGCGCAACTCGCATAGCCGCGAACTGCGCTCGGCCAGTGCCGTTTCGAGCCAGCGGAACATTTCATCGGGCTGCGCGAGGCGCGCGTAGGCCTCGGCGATGAGTAGCGGCGAGGTGTACCGGACCCGCCGCCGCGCGAGCAGATCTTCCAGATACCAGCGCAGCACCGCGTCATAGCCGCCCGTTTCAAAGCGCGTGCGAATGGTCGCCGCGCGCGTTTGCTGGTTGCAGCGCTCGAGCGCCTCCACGGTGGCGTCCACGGCCTGCGCATACAGCTTCTTCACTTCGAACGCGGTAGCGAGCAACTGATACACGAGCGGCGGATGGTCCATGTGCCCCGGCGCGAGATATTCGCTCACGACTTCCGCATGCCTGCCCGACATCACCATGCCGAACGCGCGCGACCCCTGGAACGCCAGCGGATCGATGCGCTCCGCGCGCTCCATCGCGGCGTCGCCTTCCGCGCGGCGCCCCGCCGCCACGAGCATGCGCGCATAGAGCCGATGTGCCTCCGGGTAGCTCGGATTGCGCCGTAGCGCATCCCTGAAGCCGGCCTCGGCCTGGTCCCAGTCCCAGTCGTAGAAGTAGCGCACGGCCGCGAGCGCGTGATGCGCCTCAGGCAGGTCCGGGTCGAGTTCGAGCGCGCTTTCGGCAAGCGAGCGCGCGACCGGCCAGCCATCATCGGGTGCAATGAAGCCGTGCACCACCGTCGATCCGTAGTAGTTCGAAAGGCCGGTATAGCCGAGCGCGTAGCTCGGGTCGTGCTCGAGCGCGGACTCGAAGTAGGTTCGGCAGCGCACGAAGTCTTCGCCATCGATGCCGTGATGCGCGCAAAAGCCCGCTTCGAAATGCACGCGGCGATACCAGAAGAAACGCCCGCGCACATAGGCGTCGTGCGCGGCGGGATCGACGGGCAGGCGACGCTCGAGGCGCCTGCGCTGCTGCTCGGAAAGCGTCGACGCCAGATTTTCGGCGAGCGCCGCGACCGCTTCCTTCATGATGTCTAGCGCGCCTTGGGCGGCGCTCTCGTGCGCGCGGCTCCAGATCTGCGCTTCGTCGGCGCAGCGGATGAGACGCGTGAGTATGCGCGTTTGCTGCCCCGCGCGCGTGAGCGAGCCTTCGAGCACGTAGTCGAGCTTCAGTTCGCGCGCGATCTCGCCGATGCTCTTTTGCGTCGCGCGGTAACGCGCCGCCGTGGTGCGCGCGATCGTGAGCAGACGGTCCGGATTGAGTGCGCCGAGCGTGACCGAGATCTCGTCGGCGAGCTGGCAGCACAGGCTCTCCTGGCTCGCGTCGCCCGTGTGGTTGGTGAACGGCAGCACCAGCATGCGTACGGCGGGCGGCGCGAGTTCGCTCTCGCGCGGCGCGTGCGAGTCGCGCGCGGCGGCGGACGCGCCGTTGATCTCGGACGACTCGGGCAGGATGCCGTCGAACCGGTAGCCCTTGCCCTTCACCGTGATGAGGTGACGCGGACTGGCCGGGTCATCGGCGAGCGCGATGCGGATCTTGCGGATCGCCGTGTTCAGGCCGTTGTCCGTATCGCGAAAGGGGCTCCCGGCCCACAGCCGGTCGACGATGTCCGCGCGCGAGAGCAACTCGCCCCGGCGCGAGGTAAGCAGGATCAGAAGATCCATCGGCAACCGCTCCAGGCGGACCTCCGCACCTTCTCGGCGTAACTGGTATCGCTCGACGTCGAGCTCGAAGTCCGCGAAGCGGATGATTCGATCCGTCGGCATGAGATCGCTCCCGTGATGCGGCCTCAGGGAAGGGGACGCCAGGGCTGTTCGTCTGAAGATTGCCGTTAGACGCAGACGTGCTCAGCGTCATTACAAATGGCGGCAGGGACAGGGGCGGGGGCAGCGGCGCGGATGAATTTCAATGTAGCGGGTTGCGGGCGCGCCTTCAAGACTCAAGCGCTGGCCATTTACGCCTGAATCGCCTGCCGTGAGGTTCGCGTGCGATTATCGATCAACGGTCTACGGTTCGAGCGGTTCGCCATGACGGCCTGCGCCGGCCGCGAAGCGCGCCGCAAGCGCGAGCCCTTCGTCGAGCACCGCGCGATAGCCAAGTGCACCTTCGCGGCGCAACGCCTCGGCCAAATCGGGCAGCATGCTGTGTTCGAGTGCGGAGCGGCGATCCGCGAGCAACGCGGCTTGCGGAAGCGCTGCCAGTTGCGCAGCGAGTTGCGCGGCGGCTTCGCGCGCGGCGCCTTTCGCGACTACGCGATTGGCGAGGCCGAACGCGAGGGCTTCCTGCGCATCGACGGCGCGCCCCGTGAGGATCAGATCGAGCGCGCGCGAAAGACCGATCAAGCGAGGCAGACGCACGGTGCCGCCATCGATGAGCGGCACGCCCACGCGGCGGCAGAACACGCCGAGCACGGCGTCTTCTTCGACCACGCGCAGGTCGCAGAGCAGGGCGAGTTCGAGCCCGCCGGCAACGGCGTATCCTGAGACAGCGGCAATCACGGGCTTGCTGAACGACATGCGCGTGGGGCCGAGGGGGCCTGGGCCGCTGCCGTCCGCGTGGATTTCGTTGCGGCGTTGGGGGTCGGCGAGCGCGGTGAGGTCTGCGCCCGCGCAGAACGTGCCGCCTGCGCCGTACAGCACGCCCGCAAGCCATGCGGGATTCTCTTCGAAGCGTGTGAAAGCGGCAGCGAGTGCATTCGCTACGGGCCGGTCGATGGCATTGCGCTGCGCAGGGCGGTCAAGCACAAGAATTGCTACGCGCTCTTGCGCTTCGATGCGCACGTGTTCGCCGAAGGTTTCGATGGTCATGTGCTGCTCCTCGATGCGCCCCGCATTCGTCATAAAAATTTCATGGTCCATCCGTAGCTTAGGCCGGCTTTAATTGCCCGAACCACGTTCTCCCCCGCACGCATGCAATCGACGTCCATGTCCAGCATCACCTCCGTTTCGGATTCCTCGCCATATCCCGCTTGTGGACTCTTCTGGACCGTCCCGTTGCCCGACCACGAGGCGTACGACCATGTGCGCTTCAAGCGCGTCTTCACGACCGACGGCACGCGCCATGTCGTCGTGATCGTGGATCTGCACAAGCTGCTTGTCTGCGCCGACCGCGACGACACTGACTATGTGCTCAAGCCCGTCGACGACTGGCATAGCGGCAAGGTGCGCGGCATTCGCGAGTTTCTCGATCCGGACAACGAGCGCGTACCGCAGATGCCCTACGTGACGATCAGCAAACGCCGTGTGGCGGGGCTCGCGGGTTGGTTAGGTCTTTCGCACGAGGGCGTGGTGGCGTTTCGCAACGGCCAGCATCGCGCACGCTACCTCGCGTGGGCGGGGGCATCGTGGCTACCCGTGGAAGTGCACGAGCGCGAAGCGGCATTGCTGCGCGAACTGTGCGGCGCGGGCGACCTGGGCCTGCTGGTTCCGGTCGACGGCAATTCGCCCCGGCTCTGATGCGACGTTGCGCGCGAATGGCGTGTTCACAAACAGCGCATTCGCAAGCGGCAAGTTCTCAAACACATGTTCTCGAACAATAGGGCGCGCGCCTCACGCGCGCCCGATACGTGCTCACGCCACGCTCAGCGGCCGGGCAGGGGCGCCCGGGGAACTGGCCGGTAGTGACGTTGTAGCCGTCGCGAGCGATGCGCTGTGCGCGTGCTCGAAGTGCTCGACCGTGTAGTCGACGAAGCGGCGCGTCTTCGCGGGCAGATACTGGCGGCTCGGATAGACGATGGACATGCGCGAGTCCGGGTCGTCGATATCGTAGTCGGGCAACAGGCGCCGCAATGTGCCCGCGGTGAAGTCGTCGGCGACGAGCGGCGCGGGCACGATCGCCACGCCCATGCCGGCCAGCGCCGCGAGCCGCACCATCAGCATGTTGTTGACGGCATAGCCGGGCTGCAGCGTGACCTGTTGGGCCCGCTCGCCGGGCTTCGCGAATTGCCACGTCGCGCTGCGCTCCTCGGGAGGCAGCGCGACCGCCACGCACTGCGCGAGCTGGTCGGGCGTATGCGGCTCGCCGTGCTCGGCGAGCCACGCGGGAGCCGCGCAAGGCACGAACGACGTGGTGCCGAGCGCGCGCTCCACACACTCGCCGTTGCGTGCGGGCGTGGCGCCGACAATGCCCACATCGAAACCATCTTCCACGAGATCCACGGGCCGCTCGGCGAGCGTGAGGCGCACGTTCACGCGCGGATACAGACGCCGATAGCCGTCGATGAGCGGCGTGAGCGTGGCGAGCGAGAGCGCGCCCGCGGCCACCACGCGCAGCGTGCCGCTCGGCTCGCTTTCCGTGTGCGCGAGCGAGCGCTCGAGATGATCGAGTTCTTCGAGCACGCAACGACAGCCCTCGAGATAACGCAGGCCTGCCTCGGTGAGCGCGAGATTGCGCGTGGTGCGGTTGATGAGGCGTGTATTCAGGTGCGCCTCGAGCATCGCGACGGAGCGCGTGACGAGCGCATTGGAGACGTCGAGCTGCTGCGCGGCGCGACGAAAGCTCTCGGTTTCCGCAACCCTGACAAAGACGCGCATGGCGTGTATCTGGTTCATGTGTAGCCTCGTATGCTCAATGCATGGACCGGTTGAAGGCACTGCGACTGCTGGCGAAGCTGAGGAAGGAAGCAGTGTGCCGTGTTGTTCTGGTCAATGTGGCTCGAATGGACGACTGCGGAAGCTAACAAAAATAATATTGACAGTCGGTGAGAATTACAATATCTATCTCAACACACGTCAGCATTTCGAAGCGGTAAAAGATTCAATACTCAAATGGCATGTATTGAATGAGGAATGTGTTGTGCGCTTTTGTCACTATCGAATATTTGTGCATTGCGGATAACGTGTTTGCGCAATTCATGCAGGCGGCGGCTATCTATTGTGGAGTCTGTCAGATGCATGGCGGATCAGCCTTTGCCCGCGGAAAATTGTGAGTCATTGCGCGCTGTGAATTCATCGTAATTCACAAACCGGAAATGCGCGCACATTGATTCTTTTGCTGTGTGAAAGAATTGTTGCACATGGGGTAAATAACGACGCACGCCGGTTTTACATGTTATTTAATGTTTATTGCCGCTCAATTTCGAGCATGCTTTCGGGCTCACTAAAACGTAAATCGGCAGACCAGACATGATCGTCGAATTGCTGAAGTCGCAACCCGAGATTGCCCTGTTCGTGAGCCTCGCGCTCGGTTATCTGATTGGTTCCATCCGCTTCGGGCCGATCTCCCTCGGGGGCGTGTGCGGCACGCTGATCGTCGCGCTCGTGCTCGGGCAAACCGGCGCGCGCATCTCGCCCGACCTCAAGAACATCGCCTTTGCACTGTTCATCTTCGCGCTCGGCTTCACGGGCGGTCCGCAGTTTTTCGCGAACGTTGGGCGCGGCTGGCGCTACGGTCTTCTCTCGATCGTCGAGATCGTCTCGGTCATGGCGCTCATCATGATCGCCGTCGTGGTGATGAAGCTCGATGCAGGCACTGCGGCAGGCCTGCTCGCGGGTGCCGCGACCGAATCGGCCGTGATCGGCACGGCAAGCGAAGCGATCACGCGGCTCGGCCTGACCGACGCCCAGGTGAGCACACTGCAGGCGCACATCGTGACCGCGTACAGCGTGAGCTACCTCTTTGGCCTCATCACCATCGTGCTCTTCACGAGCCAGATTGCGCCGCTCATCCTGCGCGTGAATCTGCGCGAAGAGGCCGCGCGCCTGTATCGCAAGCTCGGCGGCGACGGTGCGCTCGACGAAGGGCAGCGGCTCGCGCTGCCGCCGCTCGTTGGCCGCGCGTTCAAGGTGGGGCCTGCGGCCGGCGCCGCAGTCGCGGCTTTCGAGGCGCGCTTTGGCAACAACGTCACGATCGAGCACGTGCTGCGCGACGGACGCCAGATCGACGCCAACGCGCAGACCGTGCTGCAGGCGGGTGACATCGTGCTAATCGCCGGGCGCCGCGAAGCTGTGATCGACGCCGCAAGCAGTCTGGGCGAAGAGCTGCCGGGCGAGGGCCTGTTCAAGGTGCTCGCGAAACGCGTGGACGTGATGATCACGCAGCGCGACGTCAACGGCCTCACGCTCGCGCAAATGCGCGAGCGCGCCTCGCCGGAAGCGGGCCGCGGCATTTACGTCGGCGCGATCACGCGGCAAGACACCACCGTGCCCGCCTTGCCCGGCACGGTCGTGCATCGCGGCGACGTGCTCACGCTGGTCGGCACGCCCACCGACGTGGCGCGCGGCGCGAAGCGTCTTGGCTACGTGATCCAGCACACCCAGAAAACCGACTTCGTCTATCTCGGCCTGGGTGTCCTGGTCGGCATGATGATCGGGCGCTTCGGCGTGAACGTGGGCGGCGTCACGCTCGTGCTCGGTACGGGCGGCGGGTGCCTGCTCTCGGGCCTCTTCTTCGGCTGGCTGCGTTCCCATTTCCCTGTGGTGGGCTCGCTGCCCTCGGCCGCCGCGCAGGTGCTCAAGGACTTTGGCCTTGCCACCTTCATCGCGGCCGTGGGGCTCTCCGCCGGCCCCGACGCCATCAAGCTCGTGCGCGAGTACGGTCTCGCGCTGCCGCTCGCCGGCATCCTGATGGTGCTGATTCCCGGGCTCCTCTCACTCTGGATCGGGCACATGTTCCTCAAGCTCGAAGCGCCGATGCTGCTCGGCGCGATTGCAGGGCAGCAGTGCAGCACACCGGCGATCAGTGCGCTCGTCGGCGTAGCCGGCAACTCGACTCCCGTGATCGGCTACACGATCACTTATGCGCTGTCCAACATCCTCTTGCCGCTCATGGGCCCTGTGGTGGTGGGGCTCGCGGCGAAATTCGGTTGACCAGTTTGGCTGGCGTTTTTTGCTGGATCTGGCCGGCGGTGATTCCCGCTTCCCGGCCATCCCCAGCAGCAACGGGTGGATCTTTCCCAAAGCGAGGACACGATGGAATGGCTACATGACATCTTTCACAAATCCCCGGAAATCGCGCTATTTCTCTCCCTGGCCGTTGGCTACTGGATCGGCCAGATCAACTTCGGCAAGTTCCAGCTAGGCGGCGTAGGCGGGTCGCTGATCGCCGCCGTCGTCGTGAGCCAGGTGGGCGTGACGGTCGACAACGGCGTGAAGGCGGTGATGTTCGCCGTGTTCATCTACGCCGTGGGCTACGACTCCGGGCCGGGATTCTTCAACTCGCTCAACCGCAAGACGCTGCGCGAGATCGCCATGTCCGTATTCATGGCGTTGGCGGGTCTCGTCACGGTGATCGTCTGCGCGAAGCTCTTTCACCTCAACAAGGGCCTCGCCGCCGGTCTCGCAGCGGGCGGCATGACGCAGTCGGCCATCATCGGCACGGCCGGCGACGCCATTGCGCGTCTGGGCCTGCCTGCCGACCAGGTGAAGGCCATGCAGGCCGATGTCGCCGTCGGCTATGCCGTGACCTACGTGTTCGGGTCGCTGGGCGCGATCATCGTCTGCGTGAACATCCTGCCGAAGTTCATGGGCCGCAGCCTGAAGGACGCCTCCGCGGACGCCGAGCGCGAGATGTCGGGTGGCGCCGCCGTCTCGGGGCCGGGCCAGATCACGGCGCTGCCCGAGCTCTTCGGCCGCGTGTTTCGGGTCGAGGCGGGTGCGGGCAAGACCGTCAAGCAGATCGAACTGGCCGAGCACGATTTCGTCGCGATCGAGAAGATCCGCCGCGCGGGCAAGGTGATCGACGCCACCCCCGACTTCGTGCTGAGCCGCGACGACCTCGTGCTCATCGTGGGCCGTCGCGAGCAGATGGTCGAAGTCGGGACGCTGATCGGGCCGGAAGTGCCGGACTCGGGCGGCATGAGCCTCGTGATGCAGACGCGTCAGATCGTGTTCACGGCGAAGGGCATGAATCACACGACGATCGCCGAAGTGCGCAAGAACGTGGACCGCGATCTGCGCCACGGCGTGTACATCGAGAAGATCGAGCGTGTGGGCCAGCCCGTGCCGCTGCTGCCAGAAACGAAGCTGGAGCACGGCGACGTGGTGACGATCTACGGCACCGCCACCGATACCAAGCGCGCAGTCAAGGCGGCCGGCTATGAACTCGCCTACAGCAACAAGACCGACTTCATCTACATGGGCGTGGGCCTCGTGCTCGGCTTGCTGATTGGCCTGATCGTGGTGAACGTGGCCGGCATTCCGCTCACGCTCGGCTCGGGCGGCGGCTGTCTGCTCGCGGGTCTGCTGTTCGGCTGGATGCGCGGCAAGCATCCGATGTACGGCGTGATGCCACCCGCGGCCTCGCAACTGCTCAAGGACTTTGGTCTCGCGGCGTTCGTCGCCGTGGTGGGCCTGAACTCGGGCTTGCAGGCGGTCGTGACGATCAAGCAGAGCGGTATCACGATCTTCCTGCTGGGCGTGGTCGTGACGCTCGTGCCGCTCTTCCTCACGATGCTGTTTGGCCGCTACGTGCTCAAGTACAACAACGCGGCGATTCTCGCGGGTGCGCTGTCTGGCGCCCGCAGTGCGAACCCCGCCTTCGGCGGCATTCTCGACAAGGCGGAAAGCGCGGTGCCCACCGTGCCGTTCGCCATTACCTACGCGATCGCGAACGTGCTGCTCACGCTGCTCGGGCCGCTCGTGGTCGGTCTTGCATGACATGAACCCATCGTGTGCTGCGCAACGACGCGCGGCACACGCAACGTCTTCCAATGGAGAACACCATGGCAGCGAAAGCGAAGAGTAACGGCGCGAAGGAAAAGTCGGGCCTCGAGGCACTGAGCCCGTTCGAACTGAAGGACGAACTCATCAAGGCGGCTGGCGGCGGCGCGGCCGAGCGCCCGGCCAACCTCTCGATGCTCAACGCCGGGCGCGGCAACCCCAACTTCCTCGCCACCATTCCACGCCACGGCTTCTGGCAACTCGGCCTCTTCGCCATGCGCGAGTCGGAGCGCTCGTTCTCGTACATGCCGGAAGGCGTGGGCGGCTTCCCGCAGCGCGCGGGCATCGTCGAGCGCTTCGATCAGTTCCTGCGCGAGAACAAGGGGCAGGCCGGCATCGATTTCATCGGCGGGGCGGTCTCGTACGTGCGCGACCAACTGGGCCTCTCGGCTGGCGACTTCCTCTATGAGATGTGCGAAGGCATTCTGGCCTGCAATTATCCCGTGCCGGACCGTATGCTCAAGCTTTCGGAGATCATCGTCGGCCAGTACCTGCGCCGCGAGATGATCGGCAAGCATCCGTTCGTCGGCGAGTTCGACGTGTTCGCGGTGGAAGGCGGCACGGCGGCCATGACGTACATCTTCAACACGATGCGCGAGAACTTCCTGATCAAGAAGGGCGACACCATCGCGCTCGGCATGCCGATTTTCACGCCGTACATCGAGATTCCCGAGCTCAACGACTACGAGCTCAATGTCGTGCATCTCAACGCGACCGTCGAAAACAACTGGCAGTACTCAAAGAAAGAACTCGACAAGCTGCGCGACCCGAAGGTGAAGGCGTTCTTCCTCGTGAACCCGAGCAACCCGCCTTCGGTGAAGATGGACGACGAGAGCCTCGCATACATCGCCGACATCGTGAAGGAGCGTCCCGACCTCATCTTCCTCACCGACGACGTGTACGGCACGTTCGCCGACAACTTTGTCTCGCTCTTCGCGCTCGCACCGAAGAACACCATTCTCGTGTACTCCTATTCAAAGTACTTTGGCGCGACGGGCTGGCGTCTGGGCGCTATCGCAACGCACCGCGACAACGTGCTCGATCATCTGCTCGCCAAGCTGCCGAAGGACGAGAAGAAGGAGCTGCACAAGCGCTACGAGTCGATCACGACGGACCCGGACAACCTCAAGTTCATCGACCGCCTGGTGGCGGACAGCCGCACCGTCGCGCTCAATCACACGGCGGGCCTGTCCACACCGCAGCAGGTGCAGATGGTGCTGTTCTCGCTGTTCTCGCTGATGGATACGCCCGACGCGTACAAGAACGCGCTCAAGCGCCTGATCCGCAGCCGCAAGCGCGCGCTGTACGAGGCAATGGGCGCGATCTACGACGAAGACGATCCGAACCAGGTCGACTACTACACGATTCTCGATATGGAGTACCTGGGCGAGAAGCGCTTCGGACGGGATTTCGTCGACTGGCTGCTCAAACAGGTGAAGCCCAACGAGCTGCTGTTCCAGCTCGCGGCAGAGGCCCGTGTGGTGCTGCTGCCGGGCAAGGGCTTTGGCACGGCGCATCCGTCGGGCCGGGTGTCGCTTGCGAACCTCAACGAGTCGGACTATCGCAAGATCGGTCGTGCGGTGGCCAAGCTCACCGAGGAGTACGTGCGGCGCTACAACGAGGCGACCGGCAAGAAGATCGATACGGCTGCCGTGCAGAAGTAGGCAAGGGTAGGCGCGGCGGCGAAAAGGCCGCCGCGTTCAGTCTGAAGTCCGGGCCGCATCCGGTGCAGTTTGCCGGGTGCGGTTTTTTTTTACTCGGCTTGTTGTCCGGCGGGCGTGCTGGCGCCGCTTGCGTGTTGCGCACCCTGCGCGGCATGCGAGCGCACGCTCTTGCGATGAAGCGACACCGAAAGCGCCACGGCGCTAGCCGCCGCGATGGCGGCGAAGAGAAACACCGAGCCATACCCGAACAGATTCGCCACATAACCGGCGAGCGGGCCGGTTATGCCCAGCGAGAGGTCGAGGAACACCGAATACGCCGAGAGGGCCGCACCGCGGCTGGCGGGCGGCACGAGCCCGACCGCCTCGACGCCGAGCGCCGGGAACACGAGCGCGAAGCCGAAGCCGGTGAGTGCCGCGCCCGCGAGCGCGACTTGCGGCGTGGGCGCGAGCCACAGCAGCAAGAGGCCCGCGCATTCGCACGAGAACGAGACGATGGCCACGCGGAAGCCGCCGAAGCGTTTGATCGTGTTTGCAAACAACAGGCGCGCGCCGATGAACATCAAACCGAACACCGTGAGCGTGAAGGCGGCGTTGGGCCAGTGGCGCGCGGCGTAGAACAGCGTGATGAAGGTCGCGATGGAGCCAAAGCCCGCCGAGCCGAGCGCGAGGCCGATGCCGTGCGGCAGCACGCGCGTGAAAACGCTGCGGTACGACATGCGCTCGCCGTGTACGACCGGCACCGGCGCGATCGGGCGCGCGAGCCAGAAGCCGAGCGCGGCCATCGCGACGACCGAAACGCCGAGCATCCAGTAGCCGATGGCGTGCGCCATCACCACGCCGAGCGGCGCGCCGATCGCGAGCGCGCCGTAAGTGGCGATGCCGTTCCACGAGATCACCTTCGCGTTGTGAGCGGTGCCCACGCGGCCGATGCCCCAGAGGATCGCGCCGGTACCGCAAAGGCTTTCGCCGCAGCCGAGCAACAGGCGACTCACGACCAGCAGCGCGAGCGAGAGACCCGGCCAGTGATCGACGAGCGTGCCGAGCAGCAGCAGGACGCCGCTCGCGCCGCAGATCGTCAGGCCGATCGTGACGGTTTGCTTGGGGCCGAGCGTGTCCGCCGAGCGGCCCGCGAGCGCGCGAGAGCAGAGCGTGGCGATGTACTGCACGCTGATTGCCGCACCTGCCACCACGGTACTGAAACCGAGGTCGTTATGCACATAGCCCGGCAGCACCGCGAGCGGAATGCCGATCGTCAGGTAGCAGAGGAAGGTGAAAAAGACGACCGGAATGATCTGCAGGGTCGTCGATGCGGCGTTGCGCCTGGGCGCCAAATCAGCAGACATGGGGAAAACGCGGATGGAAAACGGCGGGAAAGGCGTGATTGTCCCATGGAACCGGTTTTTATGCAGAAATTGAAAAGCTGTTCCAACCGGTGGAACACGCGTTTTCGGCGGTTATAACGGGCTTTTGCGTGCGATTGCCGCGCCGCGAAAATCCCGCGGTATTGCGCGACGTTGGCCGCAATTCACGCAAGCGTGGCACCTTGGTCCGACCGTTCGTGCGGAGACATCGGCATTTGAACGGGGCAATGTTCAGTCAAATATGTCCGATATTCACAGATCGGCACCAGAATCGCGCAATCGAGACACATCAACATAAGCACAGCCGCACTGCAACACGCCGATTTATCGATTCAACGATATATCCCCCATGCACCTCTAGCTATGGGTTCTCAATATTGGCGGTGATAGTTTTCGAACCGTCCACTCGAGCGGCATACGCCTTTTGCGAGCCGCATCCAACGACGAGCCAGAAACCATGAGCCAGCCGATCCGCTTTTACCACCGCAACGCGATTCGCGAAGTCAGCGACGCGGGCGTCACCCGCACCGTTCTCCAGTACCTGCGCGAAGATGCGCGCTGCACCGGCACCAAGGAAGGCTGCGCCGAAGGCGACTGCGGCGCCTGCACGGTCGTGGTGGGCGAGCGCAACGAGGCGGGTGGCGTGAGCTTCAAGGCCGTCAATGCCTGCATCCAGTTCCTGCCCACGCTCGACGGCAAGGCGCTTTTCACCGTCGAAGACCTGCGCCAGCCCGACGGGTCGCTCCATCCCGTGCAGCAGGCCATGGTCGATTGCCACGGCTCACAGTGCGGCTTCTGCACGCCCGGCTTCGTGATGTCGATGTGGGCGCTCTATGAAAAGCATGGCCACGAGCACGCGGGCCACGCCGCGCACGTGGGCCAAAGCGCGTGCGCGGGCAAGGGCGCCTGCAGCGTGCCTTCGCGCGACGAGATCGCCAACGCGCTCACCGGCAACCTGTGCCGCTGCACGGGCTACCGTCCGATCCTCGACGCCGCCGAGCAGATGTTCCAGGCCGACGCGCCGAAGCAGCCCATCGACGTGAAGGCGCTCGCACAGACGCTCGCCACGCTCGAGCGCACGGACACGTTCCACTACGAGAGCCGCGGCCAGCACTACGACGCGCCGCGCACCGTCGAGGCGCTCGCCGCCATCAAGGCCGAGCGACCCAACACGCGCATTCTCGCGGGCAGCA belongs to Paraburkholderia flagellata and includes:
- a CDS encoding crotonase/enoyl-CoA hydratase family protein, with the protein product MTIETFGEHVRIEAQERVAILVLDRPAQRNAIDRPVANALAAAFTRFEENPAWLAGVLYGAGGTFCAGADLTALADPQRRNEIHADGSGPGPLGPTRMSFSKPVIAAVSGYAVAGGLELALLCDLRVVEEDAVLGVFCRRVGVPLIDGGTVRLPRLIGLSRALDLILTGRAVDAQEALAFGLANRVVAKGAAREAAAQLAAQLAALPQAALLADRRSALEHSMLPDLAEALRREGALGYRAVLDEGLALAARFAAGAGRHGEPLEP
- a CDS encoding winged helix-turn-helix domain-containing protein; protein product: MPTDRIIRFADFELDVERYQLRREGAEVRLERLPMDLLILLTSRRGELLSRADIVDRLWAGSPFRDTDNGLNTAIRKIRIALADDPASPRHLITVKGKGYRFDGILPESSEINGASAAARDSHAPRESELAPPAVRMLVLPFTNHTGDASQESLCCQLADEISVTLGALNPDRLLTIARTTAARYRATQKSIGEIARELKLDYVLEGSLTRAGQQTRILTRLIRCADEAQIWSRAHESAAQGALDIMKEAVAALAENLASTLSEQQRRRLERRLPVDPAAHDAYVRGRFFWYRRVHFEAGFCAHHGIDGEDFVRCRTYFESALEHDPSYALGYTGLSNYYGSTVVHGFIAPDDGWPVARSLAESALELDPDLPEAHHALAAVRYFYDWDWDQAEAGFRDALRRNPSYPEAHRLYARMLVAAGRRAEGDAAMERAERIDPLAFQGSRAFGMVMSGRHAEVVSEYLAPGHMDHPPLVYQLLATAFEVKKLYAQAVDATVEALERCNQQTRAATIRTRFETGGYDAVLRWYLEDLLARRRVRYTSPLLIAEAYARLAQPDEMFRWLETALAERSSRLCELRTNPWFAPWRPTGRMRLIEKHIGGGPTR
- a CDS encoding LysR family transcriptional regulator, with the protein product MNQIHAMRVFVRVAETESFRRAAQQLDVSNALVTRSVAMLEAHLNTRLINRTTRNLALTEAGLRYLEGCRCVLEELDHLERSLAHTESEPSGTLRVVAAGALSLATLTPLIDGYRRLYPRVNVRLTLAERPVDLVEDGFDVGIVGATPARNGECVERALGTTSFVPCAAPAWLAEHGEPHTPDQLAQCVAVALPPEERSATWQFAKPGERAQQVTLQPGYAVNNMLMVRLAALAGMGVAIVPAPLVADDFTAGTLRRLLPDYDIDDPDSRMSIVYPSRQYLPAKTRRFVDYTVEHFEHAHSASLATATTSLPASSPGAPARPLSVA
- a CDS encoding plasmid fertility inhibition factor family protein is translated as MSSITSVSDSSPYPACGLFWTVPLPDHEAYDHVRFKRVFTTDGTRHVVVIVDLHKLLVCADRDDTDYVLKPVDDWHSGKVRGIREFLDPDNERVPQMPYVTISKRRVAGLAGWLGLSHEGVVAFRNGQHRARYLAWAGASWLPVEVHEREAALLRELCGAGDLGLLVPVDGNSPRL